From Polynucleobacter difficilis, a single genomic window includes:
- the purD gene encoding phosphoribosylamine--glycine ligase, whose amino-acid sequence MKILLIGSGGREHALAWKLAQSPQVQKVYVAPGNGGTASAKQTHAGIENLPIADLQGLADFAKREQIHLTVVGPEAPLAAGIVDVFRNAGLRIFGPTQLAAQLESSKDFSKAFMKRHGIPTADYQTFSNIQEAHAYIDLNGAPIVIKADGLAAGKGVVVAMDLAEAHAAVDMMLADNKLGNAGARVVIEEFLTGEEASFIVLVDGKNALALATSQDHKRLLDGDQGPNTGGMGAYSPAPVVTPEIHAKAMREVIMPTIQGMKADGIPYTGFLYAGLMIGPEGQIKTLEFNCRMGDPETQPIMARLRSDLVHALDQAVDGKLNEVELEWDRRTALGVVLAAHQYPDTPRKGDAITGIPEDTASAMTFHAGTTMADGVLRTNGGRVLCVVGLADTVRGAQKEAYQVIEQIHFDGMQYRQDIGHRALK is encoded by the coding sequence ATGAAGATTCTCCTTATTGGCTCCGGTGGCCGCGAACATGCCCTAGCATGGAAGTTAGCCCAATCCCCGCAGGTTCAAAAAGTGTATGTCGCGCCCGGCAATGGCGGTACTGCTAGCGCAAAGCAAACCCATGCTGGCATTGAAAATCTTCCAATTGCTGATTTACAAGGGCTTGCTGATTTTGCGAAGCGCGAACAAATTCATTTGACGGTAGTGGGTCCCGAAGCCCCTCTAGCAGCAGGTATCGTCGATGTCTTTCGCAATGCTGGCTTACGCATTTTTGGACCCACCCAATTAGCAGCGCAACTCGAATCATCCAAGGACTTTTCAAAAGCCTTCATGAAACGCCACGGCATTCCAACTGCGGATTACCAAACCTTTTCCAATATCCAAGAGGCGCATGCCTATATTGATCTTAATGGCGCGCCGATTGTGATCAAAGCCGATGGCCTGGCTGCTGGCAAAGGCGTCGTAGTGGCAATGGACTTAGCGGAGGCTCACGCTGCCGTCGATATGATGCTAGCCGATAATAAATTGGGTAATGCCGGCGCACGCGTTGTGATTGAAGAATTTTTAACCGGCGAAGAAGCAAGTTTTATTGTGTTGGTCGATGGCAAAAATGCCTTGGCACTCGCCACGAGCCAAGACCACAAACGTTTACTCGATGGCGACCAAGGTCCCAACACCGGCGGCATGGGCGCCTATTCCCCAGCACCCGTAGTTACCCCTGAAATCCATGCCAAAGCCATGCGTGAAGTCATCATGCCAACCATTCAGGGTATGAAAGCCGATGGCATTCCCTACACTGGCTTTTTATATGCTGGCCTCATGATTGGTCCTGAGGGTCAAATCAAAACTTTAGAATTCAACTGCCGCATGGGGGATCCAGAGACCCAGCCAATCATGGCGCGCCTGCGCAGTGATTTGGTTCACGCCTTAGATCAGGCAGTCGATGGCAAGCTCAATGAAGTGGAATTGGAGTGGGATCGCCGCACCGCCCTTGGGGTTGTGCTGGCAGCGCACCAATACCCCGATACGCCACGCAAAGGCGATGCCATTACTGGCATTCCCGAAGATACCGCTAGCGCCATGACCTTTCATGCCGGCACCACCATGGCAGACGGCGTGTTGCGTACCAACGGCGGCCGAGTACTCTGCGTTGTTGGCCTGGCCGATACCGTGCGGGGAGCCCAAAAAGAGGCTTACCAGGTCATTGAGCAAATCCATTTTGATGGCATGCAATATCGGCAGGATATTGGCCATCGCGCTCTAAAATAA
- a CDS encoding YebC/PmpR family DNA-binding transcriptional regulator, producing the protein MAGHSKWANIQHRKGRQDEKRGKIWTKLIKEITVAAKLGGGDLATNPRLRLAIDKAKDSNMPNDNVQRAIQRGTGSLEGVNYEEIRYEGYGINGAAVIVDCMTDNRTRTVAEVRHAFTKYGGNMGTEGSVAFLFQHCGQLLFAPGTNEDQLMGCALDAGANDVITHDDGAIEVLTSVADFSKVQDALRTAGFQAELATITMRPETDISLEGDQAESMQKLLDVLENLDDVQEVFTNASIQ; encoded by the coding sequence ATGGCCGGTCACTCAAAATGGGCCAATATTCAGCATCGCAAGGGTCGTCAGGACGAAAAGCGCGGCAAGATTTGGACCAAGCTCATCAAGGAAATTACTGTCGCCGCTAAATTGGGTGGCGGAGACTTGGCCACCAATCCCCGCTTGCGCTTAGCGATTGATAAAGCCAAAGACTCGAATATGCCCAATGACAACGTGCAACGCGCGATTCAGCGCGGCACCGGCTCGCTTGAAGGCGTGAACTACGAAGAGATCCGCTACGAAGGTTATGGCATCAATGGAGCCGCCGTCATTGTGGATTGCATGACCGATAACCGCACGCGCACCGTTGCCGAAGTGCGCCACGCTTTTACTAAATACGGCGGCAATATGGGCACCGAAGGATCGGTGGCATTTTTGTTTCAGCACTGCGGTCAGCTGCTATTTGCCCCCGGCACCAATGAAGATCAATTGATGGGATGCGCTCTCGATGCGGGAGCGAATGATGTGATCACCCATGACGATGGCGCGATTGAAGTATTAACGTCGGTAGCTGATTTTTCTAAGGTGCAAGACGCCTTGCGCACTGCCGGTTTCCAGGCGGAACTGGCCACGATCACGATGCGGCCTGAAACTGATATTAGTCTCGAGGGTGATCAGGCCGAAAGCATGCAAAAACTCTTAGACGTCTTAGAAAATCTGGACGACGTTCAAGAAGTATTTACAAATGCTTCCATCCAATAA
- a CDS encoding quinone oxidoreductase family protein, producing the protein MVKAIRVTETGAPEVMKWVDVELGEPGPGEVLIRHHACGLNYIDVYFRSGYYAQPLPGGIGMEGAGVIEKVGPDVTHVKVGDRVAYAGRPTGAYAEARIMPADILVKLPDSISFEQGAAMMLQGLTVQYLLNDSYKVQKGDTVLFHAIAGGVGLIACQWLKAIGATVIGTVGSPEKAEIAKAYGCDHVILYREEDFVKRVKDITNGKGVPVAYDAVGKDTFMQTLDCVSPRGMAVSFGGASGSPPLLDLGILASKGSLKVTRPTVSTYVLNRSLLEPMAADLFDKVSSGKVKIEIKQRYALKDAVQAHRDLEGRKTTGSTILLP; encoded by the coding sequence ATCGTCAAAGCAATCCGCGTTACCGAAACAGGCGCCCCCGAGGTCATGAAATGGGTCGATGTGGAGCTCGGCGAACCCGGTCCAGGCGAGGTATTGATCCGTCACCACGCATGTGGCCTGAACTACATTGATGTGTACTTTCGCTCGGGCTACTATGCCCAGCCACTCCCCGGTGGGATTGGCATGGAAGGTGCCGGCGTGATTGAAAAAGTCGGACCTGATGTTACCCACGTCAAGGTGGGCGATCGGGTGGCGTATGCAGGTCGTCCTACCGGTGCTTATGCAGAAGCCCGCATCATGCCTGCCGATATCTTGGTCAAGTTGCCAGATTCGATCTCCTTTGAGCAGGGCGCGGCCATGATGTTGCAGGGTTTGACCGTGCAATACCTGTTGAACGATAGCTACAAAGTACAAAAGGGCGATACCGTGTTGTTTCATGCGATTGCTGGGGGCGTTGGCCTCATTGCATGCCAGTGGCTCAAAGCGATTGGCGCTACCGTGATTGGTACGGTTGGCAGCCCTGAAAAAGCCGAGATTGCCAAAGCCTATGGTTGCGACCACGTCATCCTGTACCGCGAGGAAGACTTTGTAAAGCGCGTTAAGGACATCACCAACGGCAAGGGCGTTCCTGTTGCCTATGACGCAGTGGGTAAAGACACCTTTATGCAGACCCTGGATTGCGTCTCGCCCCGTGGCATGGCAGTTTCCTTTGGCGGCGCTTCAGGCTCACCTCCCTTGCTCGATCTCGGCATTCTTGCCAGCAAAGGCTCGCTCAAGGTCACCAGACCCACTGTTAGCACCTATGTTCTTAATCGCAGCTTGCTCGAGCCGATGGCCGCGGATTTATTCGATAAAGTCAGTTCGGGCAAGGTCAAGATTGAGATTAAGCAGCGCTATGCCTTGAAAGATGCAGTACAGGCGCACCGGGATCTAGAAGGCCGCAAAACGACTGGATCGACGATTCTGTTACCTTAA